The following is a genomic window from Micrococcus cohnii.
GTCGGCGCCGCGTTCATCCGCGAGGTCGAGCCGGGCGAGATGATCGCGATCGACGACGAGGGCATCCGCTCCACGAAGTTCGCCGAACCGACCCCGGCCGGCTGCGTGTTCGAGTACGTGTACCTGGCCCGCCCGGACGCCGTGATCAACGGCCGCAGCGTGTACGAGTCCCGCGTGGAGATGGGCCGTCGCCTGGCCACGGAACACCCGGTCGAGGCCGATGTGGTGATCCCGGTGCCGGAGTCCGGCACACCCGCCGCCGTCGGCTACGCCGAGGGCTCGGGCATCCCGTTCGGCCAGGGGTTCGTGAAGAACGCCTATGTGGGCCGCACGTTCATTCAGCCCTCACAGACGCTGCGCCAGCTGGGCATCCGCCTCAAACTGAATGTGCAGCGCTCGGTCGTGGCCGGCAAGCGCGTGGTGGTGGTGGACGACTCGATCGTGCGCGGCAACACCCAGCGGGCGATCGTGCGGATGCTCAAGGAGGCCGGCGCCGCCGAAGTGCACGTGAAGATCTCCTCGCCGCCGGTGAAGTGGCCCTGTTTCTACGGGATCGACTTCGCCACGCGTGCCGAGCTGATCGCCAACGGCGCCGCCGTCGACGAGATCGCGTCCTCGATCGGCGCGGATTCGCTGGCCTACATCAGCGAAGACGGCATGATCGCCGCGACGCAGCAGCCGCGCGAGCGCCTGTGCACCGCATGCTTCACCGGGCGGTATCCGATCGAGCTGGCCGACGAGCACGAGCGCGGCAAGTCCCTGCTCGAGTCGCCCGGCTCCTCCGCGACCACGACGGTCGAGACCGACGAGGGTGAGACCTCGGTCGCCTCGACGGGCTGCGAACCCGGCCCCGACTCCGACGACGAAGCCCTGATGACCGAGACGGACAGGACCCCGCTGTGACCCAGAACCCGAACGCCCAGCCCTCCGCCGACGCCCCGATCACCTACGCGACCGCTGGCGTGGACGTGGAGGCCGGCGACCGCGCCGTCGAGCTGATGAAGGACGCCGTGAAGGCCACCCACACCCCCGAGGTGCTCGGCGGCGTCGGCGGCTTCGCGGGCATGTGGGACGCCTCGGCGCTCACCGGCTACCGGAAGCCGCTGCTGGCCACCTCCACGGACGGCGTCGGCACGAAGGTCGCGATCGCCCAGGCGATGGACAAGCACGACACGATCGGCCAGGACCTGGTCGGCATGGTCGTGGACGACATCGTCGTGGTCGGGGCCAAGCCGCTGTTCATGACCGACTACATCGCGTGCGGCAAGGTCGTACCCGAGCGGATCGCGGACATCGTGCGCGGCGTCGCCGAGGGCTGCCGCCTGGCCGACACCGCGCTGGTCGGCGGCGAGACCGCCGAGCATCCGGGCCTGCTCGGCGAGCACGAGTACGACGTGGCCGGCGCCGCCACCGGCGTCGTCGAGGCCGACGGCGTGCTCGGAGCCGAGCGCGTGGCAGCCGGGGACGTCGTGATCGGCATGGCTTCCTCGGGCATCCACTCCAACGGCTACTCCCTCGTGCGGCGCGTCGTCGGCGCGGCCGGCTGGGACTGGGACCGCCACGTCGAGGAGTTCGGGCGCACTCTCGGCGAGGAGCTGCTCGAGCCCACCCGCATCTACACGCGCGCCTGCCTGGACCTGGTGGAGCGCCTCAACGGCACCGGCGGTGGCTCGGACCTGCCCGTGCGCGGCTTCAGCCACGTCACCGGCGGCGGCCTCGCGGCGAACCTGGCCCGTGTGCTGCCGCAGGGCCTCATGGCCACGGTGGAGCGGGACACCTGGTCGCTGCCGCCGGTCTTCCGCACGGTGGCCGAGCTGGGTCGGGTCCCGCAGGCCGATCTGGAACGCACACTGAACCTGGGCGTCGGCATGGTCGCCGTCGTGGACCCGCAGGTCGCGGACAAGGCGATCAGCGTGCTCTCGGCAGCCGGCATGGACGCCTGGCAGATGGGCCGGATCTCGACGATCACCGACGAGGCCGCCGCCGCGGGCGAGGACTTCGTCCAGGGCGCCAAGGGCGTCGACGGCGGCGCCGTGCTCATGCGCGGCCAGTACGCCTGACCCCGGCCCCACCCGCTTTCGTGCACGAAACGGGGCCCTCCCG
Proteins encoded in this region:
- the purM gene encoding phosphoribosylformylglycinamidine cyclo-ligase, with protein sequence MTQNPNAQPSADAPITYATAGVDVEAGDRAVELMKDAVKATHTPEVLGGVGGFAGMWDASALTGYRKPLLATSTDGVGTKVAIAQAMDKHDTIGQDLVGMVVDDIVVVGAKPLFMTDYIACGKVVPERIADIVRGVAEGCRLADTALVGGETAEHPGLLGEHEYDVAGAATGVVEADGVLGAERVAAGDVVIGMASSGIHSNGYSLVRRVVGAAGWDWDRHVEEFGRTLGEELLEPTRIYTRACLDLVERLNGTGGGSDLPVRGFSHVTGGGLAANLARVLPQGLMATVERDTWSLPPVFRTVAELGRVPQADLERTLNLGVGMVAVVDPQVADKAISVLSAAGMDAWQMGRISTITDEAAAAGEDFVQGAKGVDGGAVLMRGQYA
- the purF gene encoding amidophosphoribosyltransferase, coding for MSITGTHRRGDGRLTADLDPHDRGPQDECGVFGVWAPGEEVAKLTYYGLYALQHRGQESAGIAVSNRERIAVYKDIGLVSQVFDESTLASLTGHMAVGHCRYSTTGANKWANAQPTLGGTADDGTVALAHNGNLVNSAELLRRVQQMPDRLKTGELKQGNTTDTALVTALLHGEPGRTIEQTARDLLPTIRGAFCFVFMDEHTLYAARDPHGVRPLVLGRLERGWVVASEQSALATVGAAFIREVEPGEMIAIDDEGIRSTKFAEPTPAGCVFEYVYLARPDAVINGRSVYESRVEMGRRLATEHPVEADVVIPVPESGTPAAVGYAEGSGIPFGQGFVKNAYVGRTFIQPSQTLRQLGIRLKLNVQRSVVAGKRVVVVDDSIVRGNTQRAIVRMLKEAGAAEVHVKISSPPVKWPCFYGIDFATRAELIANGAAVDEIASSIGADSLAYISEDGMIAATQQPRERLCTACFTGRYPIELADEHERGKSLLESPGSSATTTVETDEGETSVASTGCEPGPDSDDEALMTETDRTPL